Proteins encoded within one genomic window of Sebastes fasciatus isolate fSebFas1 chromosome 18, fSebFas1.pri, whole genome shotgun sequence:
- the LOC141756214 gene encoding amine sulfotransferase-like: MDSLDLLSPYLFRYKGRNFVVQEGLKPKDLDALQHVDVRPSDIYLITYPKSGTIWMQQILVKIMDAAHPDQLMEGTNRTRVPWLEGSSVDSFLRERPNPQIYRTHLPTNMLPRGVKAERIKVVYVMRNPKDVLVSLYHFSHSWVMLETPKSFEDFFQDFLNDDAFMGSWFDHVREYYNEKDQMDILFIRYEDMLKDLRGEVVKLCAFLGKDLSAEAIDHVVEISTFKNMKTNLKANYKDLVENKRYQKETMRKGVAGDWKNFFTVAQNEYFDQVFKERMSGLPLSFTWEIKQ, encoded by the exons ATGGATTCTCTGGATCTACTGAGCCCTTACCTATTCAGATACAAAGGGAGGAACTTTGTGGTGCAGGAGGGGTTGAAACCCAAAGACCTTGATGCTCTCCAGCATGTGGATGTCCGGCCGAGTGATATCTATCTGATCACATACCCAAAGTCAG GCACAATATGGATGCAGCAGATTCTTGTCAAGATCATGGATGCTGCACATCCTGACCAGTTGATGGAGGGCACCAATAGGACGCGCGTACCCTGGCTGGAGGGCAGTTCAGTGGACAGCTTTCTTCGAGAAAGGCCAAATCCCCAGATCTACCGCACCCATCTCCCCACCAACATGTTGCCCCGCGGAGTGAAGGCCGAGAGAATCAAG GTTGTGTACGTGATGAGGAACCCGAAGGACGTCCTGGTGTCCCTCTATCACTTTTCTCACAGTTGGGTCATGTTGGAGACACCAAAGAGCTTTGAGGATTTCTTTCAGGACTTCCTGAATGACGATG CCTTCATGGGATCGTGGTTTGATCACGTGAGAGAATATTACAACGAGAAAGACCAGATGGATATACTTTTCATCAGGTATGAAGATATGTTGAAG GACCTCAGAGGGGAAGTTGTGAAGCTTTGTGCTTTTCTGGGAAAAGATTTGTCTGCCGAAGCCATCGATCATGTTGTGGAGATATCCACCTTCAAAAACATGAAGACGAACCTCAAAGCAAACTACAAGGACTTGGTTGAAAATAAACGCTACCAGAAGGAAACCATGCGCAAAG GTGTGGCAGGTGACTGGAAGAATTTCTTCACAGTGGCCCAGAACGAGTATTTTGACCAAGTGTTTAAAGAGAGGATGAGCGGGCTGCCTCTGAGCTTCACCTGGGAGATCAAACAGTAG